The following are encoded in a window of Armatimonas rosea genomic DNA:
- a CDS encoding c-type cytochrome has product MKRTSGLILALTAALAPMALAQNPRIAALYPAGAQAGKTVEIAIRGGGLAGAKRVVVNGAAGVKAELMGSGAAVDDTIRPLFNAKCVTCHEARSPDNRTMSPEQWAATVDRMITARGADIKKDDRDKVVSWLQARARAGQVTAKLTVAADAPPGLREVRLITEQGVSSPFLFEVSGLPEQLALPNASLNVTLPAVINGALTQSAQRDRFVFSAKKGEGLTFNLKAYRINEQCPMFFNPVLYLYDSKGKELTKSLGKLEIDPIVEWICPADGEYTLLVRDLLWKGNPASIYRLAMGNLPTDTTLPNLVARPGSNISALMGNVPVEARVARDAAGVTMVPTMLGDTPVLVRDLPDGGGPVDAVELATAVSLPAMFSGRLTGENQVDRFRVRALKPGMGLELYTKRLGSPLRPRVTIKDAKDAVVQTRVMDGDDELRMPGCFPKEGEYVVEVRDSAATTGAYCWETIGAGIPDFSLTVTPDGANLAPGRRAALLVRATRREALQEPIVLTLKGLPEGVKAEVGVIPPDDDKALILITVDDKAALGGGTITVEGTTQLTDSQGNVKTLKRQARPIELYRTQNNNVRPIERSAAFIGVAREEPPFGLSVLGVESLDLGPGKTATVTIKISRPTNGRSDVVISPLGLPPGITINQGAIYVPGNKDEVSFTLRGTDGSRYLGTRDPKLPPLKLVFVGTTGGRNADAPTDSTAPITITAPREGGIKIGR; this is encoded by the coding sequence ATGAAACGCACTTCAGGATTGATTCTTGCCCTCACCGCCGCCCTCGCCCCGATGGCGCTGGCACAGAACCCACGCATCGCCGCGCTCTACCCCGCCGGAGCACAGGCGGGAAAGACCGTCGAGATTGCCATCCGCGGCGGTGGGCTCGCGGGAGCCAAGCGAGTCGTGGTCAATGGGGCAGCCGGTGTCAAGGCGGAGCTCATGGGCAGTGGGGCAGCGGTCGATGACACGATCCGTCCCCTCTTCAATGCCAAGTGTGTCACCTGCCACGAGGCGCGCTCCCCCGACAACCGGACCATGTCCCCCGAGCAGTGGGCCGCGACCGTGGACCGGATGATCACCGCGCGTGGTGCCGATATCAAGAAAGACGACCGCGATAAAGTGGTGAGCTGGCTCCAGGCACGGGCGCGTGCGGGGCAAGTGACCGCCAAGCTAACAGTCGCAGCCGATGCTCCTCCCGGCCTGCGTGAGGTGCGCCTCATCACCGAGCAGGGAGTCTCCAGCCCGTTTTTATTTGAGGTAAGCGGCCTCCCCGAGCAGCTCGCTCTCCCCAATGCGAGCCTGAACGTGACCCTCCCCGCGGTGATCAACGGGGCTCTCACCCAGTCGGCACAGCGGGATCGCTTTGTCTTCTCCGCGAAAAAAGGCGAGGGGCTGACGTTTAACCTCAAGGCCTACCGGATCAACGAGCAGTGCCCCATGTTCTTCAACCCCGTGCTCTACCTCTACGATAGCAAGGGAAAAGAGCTGACCAAGAGCCTGGGCAAGCTGGAGATCGACCCGATTGTCGAGTGGATCTGCCCCGCCGACGGCGAGTACACGCTCCTGGTGCGCGACCTGCTCTGGAAGGGAAACCCCGCCTCGATCTACCGCCTGGCCATGGGCAATCTCCCGACGGACACGACCCTACCCAACCTCGTGGCGCGCCCGGGGAGCAATATCTCCGCCCTGATGGGCAATGTTCCGGTCGAGGCCCGGGTCGCACGCGATGCCGCGGGGGTGACCATGGTCCCCACCATGCTCGGTGACACCCCCGTTCTGGTCCGCGACTTGCCCGACGGTGGTGGTCCTGTGGATGCCGTCGAGCTTGCGACCGCAGTTAGCCTCCCCGCGATGTTCTCGGGGCGCTTGACGGGTGAGAACCAGGTGGACCGCTTCCGGGTCCGGGCCCTCAAGCCAGGTATGGGACTCGAGCTCTACACCAAGCGCCTGGGCTCTCCCCTACGGCCCCGTGTGACCATCAAAGATGCAAAAGACGCTGTGGTGCAGACACGGGTGATGGACGGCGACGACGAGCTGCGGATGCCGGGCTGCTTTCCCAAGGAGGGAGAGTACGTGGTCGAGGTGCGCGATTCCGCCGCAACCACCGGTGCCTACTGCTGGGAGACAATCGGGGCCGGCATCCCGGACTTCTCCCTGACTGTCACCCCAGACGGTGCCAACCTCGCTCCGGGCCGCCGCGCCGCCCTCTTGGTGCGTGCCACGCGGCGTGAGGCGCTCCAGGAGCCCATTGTCCTGACCCTCAAGGGCCTCCCTGAGGGGGTCAAGGCAGAGGTGGGGGTTATCCCGCCCGACGACGACAAAGCGCTGATCCTGATCACCGTGGACGATAAAGCGGCGCTGGGTGGGGGGACGATCACCGTAGAGGGGACGACCCAGCTCACGGATAGCCAGGGGAATGTCAAGACACTGAAGCGCCAGGCTCGCCCCATCGAGCTCTACCGCACCCAGAACAACAATGTCCGCCCGATCGAGCGAAGTGCCGCCTTTATCGGAGTCGCCCGAGAGGAGCCTCCTTTTGGCCTCTCCGTTCTGGGGGTAGAGAGCCTCGATCTTGGCCCCGGCAAGACCGCGACCGTCACGATCAAGATCTCCCGCCCTACCAATGGCCGCAGCGATGTGGTAATCTCTCCTCTGGGCCTCCCGCCCGGAATCACCATCAACCAGGGGGCGATCTATGTTCCGGGCAACAAGGACGAGGTCAGCTTTACCCTGCGCGGAACCGATGGCTCACGGTACCTCGGGACCCGCGACCCTAAGCTCCCTCCCTTGAAGCTGGTGTTCGTGGGCACGACCGGTGGCCGCAACGCCGATGCTCCCACCGATAGCACGGCCCCTATCACCATCACCGCACCCCGTGAGGGCGGAATCAAGATCGGACGCTAG
- a CDS encoding WD40 repeat domain-containing protein produces MAFSPNGARLAVGTYRRVLVYDVASGNKLSDWVVSSDAIRSLAFSPDGAVLAAGTGVPGLSGVVLLLNASTGQVIKSLKPHYDTVESVAFLGAQILSAANDEKVCVTDAMTGQTIGTLSEHVGRCLAVTVPARASQQDGGALFATGGADKMFKVWDADKRRVVVNFDQCGSVVWCVAALPQPGRFLVGSGDGALRVFGVRSDGKARDPKEPDPRTGFVGQTFGGAHPDGVYAVAVAPNGQTVASGGADKKVKVWNLGRNRMEKEFTEATADIWSLAISPNSQLVAAASLDGYVRLYDVTQNKLVREFPPPPTAPATPGTPGTPQ; encoded by the coding sequence GTGGCCTTCTCCCCGAACGGAGCACGCCTCGCGGTGGGAACCTACCGGCGCGTGCTGGTCTACGACGTCGCCAGCGGCAACAAGCTCTCGGACTGGGTGGTCTCCTCCGATGCGATTCGCTCCCTCGCCTTCTCCCCCGATGGGGCGGTGCTCGCGGCAGGCACGGGCGTCCCAGGTCTGAGCGGCGTGGTCTTGCTCCTGAATGCCAGCACGGGCCAGGTCATCAAGTCCCTCAAGCCGCACTACGACACGGTCGAGTCCGTGGCGTTTCTGGGGGCGCAGATTCTCTCCGCCGCCAACGATGAGAAGGTCTGTGTGACCGATGCCATGACGGGCCAGACAATCGGGACCCTCTCCGAGCATGTGGGGCGTTGCTTAGCCGTGACGGTACCGGCGCGGGCGAGCCAGCAAGACGGTGGTGCGCTCTTTGCCACGGGCGGTGCCGACAAGATGTTCAAGGTCTGGGACGCCGACAAGCGGCGGGTGGTGGTGAACTTCGACCAGTGTGGTAGCGTGGTCTGGTGTGTCGCCGCACTCCCCCAACCGGGGCGCTTTCTAGTAGGGAGCGGCGATGGTGCCCTCCGGGTCTTTGGGGTCCGCAGCGATGGCAAGGCGCGCGATCCCAAGGAGCCCGACCCGCGTACGGGGTTTGTCGGCCAGACCTTTGGCGGTGCCCACCCCGACGGTGTCTACGCGGTCGCGGTGGCCCCCAATGGCCAGACGGTCGCCTCCGGTGGCGCGGACAAGAAGGTCAAGGTCTGGAACCTGGGGCGCAACCGCATGGAGAAAGAGTTCACCGAGGCAACCGCAGACATCTGGAGCCTCGCGATCTCCCCCAATAGCCAGCTGGTCGCCGCCGCCTCCCTCGATGGCTATGTCCGCCTCTACGATGTGACTCAAAATAAGCTGGTGCGCGAGTTCCCTCCCCCCCCGACCGCACCCGCAACCCCAGGAACACCAGGAACTCCGCAATGA
- a CDS encoding MOSC domain-containing protein, producing MIRTIHVAATSWAPMESVTSARLLKDSGIAGDRETENITLIEAEVVDTEGFAPGESRRNITVTGVALNPLVGKRFRVGGVLCEGTELCQPCAKLEAHTQRPGLARRLVNQAGIRARVLEEGEIHVGDTITEETGE from the coding sequence ATGATACGAACCATACATGTCGCCGCAACGTCCTGGGCTCCGATGGAGTCCGTCACATCGGCGCGGCTTCTCAAAGACAGCGGCATTGCCGGAGACCGCGAGACCGAGAACATCACGCTGATCGAGGCGGAGGTGGTCGATACCGAGGGCTTCGCTCCGGGCGAGTCGCGGCGCAATATCACGGTGACGGGAGTGGCGCTCAACCCGCTGGTGGGCAAGCGCTTTCGTGTGGGCGGCGTCCTCTGTGAGGGCACTGAGCTCTGCCAGCCCTGCGCAAAGCTAGAAGCGCACACCCAGCGTCCCGGCCTTGCTCGGCGGCTGGTCAATCAAGCGGGGATTCGAGCAAGGGTGCTGGAGGAAGGCGAAATTCATGTGGGTGACACGATCACAGAAGAAACCGGCGAGTAA
- a CDS encoding MOSC domain-containing protein: MPATLVAIHLARHAAGPMESVPAAILHAGFGLVGDRYEEGKGTFAPRPFDRELTLIESEVLAEVELAPGESRRNLTTQGIRLNALVGKRFRIGITHCEGIRLCEPCVHLERLTNRAGLVQQLVGRGGLRAKIIEGGLIELGDSLQLEEL, translated from the coding sequence GTGCCAGCCACCCTCGTGGCAATCCACCTGGCCCGGCACGCCGCCGGGCCAATGGAGTCCGTCCCCGCGGCAATCCTCCACGCTGGATTTGGCCTCGTGGGGGATCGCTACGAAGAAGGGAAGGGAACCTTCGCACCGCGCCCCTTTGATCGTGAACTAACCCTCATTGAGTCGGAGGTTCTCGCGGAGGTGGAGCTGGCTCCTGGCGAGTCTCGGCGCAACCTCACGACCCAAGGAATTCGCCTCAACGCGCTCGTGGGCAAGCGTTTCCGCATCGGCATCACGCACTGCGAAGGCATCCGCCTCTGTGAACCCTGTGTACACTTGGAGCGTCTGACCAATCGAGCCGGCCTGGTGCAACAACTAGTCGGACGCGGGGGGCTCCGCGCCAAGATTATCGAGGGGGGGCTGATTGAGCTTGGAGACTCTCTCCAGTTAGAAGAGCTATGA
- a CDS encoding DUF1501 domain-containing protein, with protein sequence MTEETDPNACTEYNALSRRNFLSTGLKAGALLGLSMTDLFEAEEAQAAGLQGATAQSAVVIWLGGGASHLDTFDLKPDAPAEIRGQFNPINTKADGMQISEHLPLLAQQADKFSLIRSMTTGEAAHERGTHYMLTGFQPLPGFGVPSFGSVAAKFLPPKSALPPYIAVPGQIQYGGAGFLGAALDPFAPGGDPSNGGFKVRDLDLPSGMTLERMDRRKTLREAVDSAFSRFEKGSDRAKAVNSFYNRAYGLLSSAEARASFDVSKEPAKVRDAYGRTQLGQSLLLARRLVEGGVRFVTVSSGGWDTHNNAFNNLSRNLLPTFDKGVAAFIDDLQQRGLLKTTMVIVMSEFGRTPIVNRDGGRDHHARCFSVLVAGGGVKGGVVVGSSDTKGFEPAERPVKPEDLAATIYQCLGIDYTQSITSPEGVRITLSRGGRHIGELV encoded by the coding sequence AGCACGGGCCTCAAGGCAGGGGCACTTCTCGGGCTAAGCATGACCGACCTCTTTGAGGCAGAAGAGGCACAGGCAGCGGGCCTGCAAGGCGCGACCGCACAGTCCGCAGTCGTGATCTGGCTGGGGGGCGGCGCGAGCCACCTCGATACCTTCGACCTCAAGCCCGATGCCCCCGCGGAGATTCGCGGGCAGTTCAACCCGATCAACACCAAGGCCGATGGCATGCAGATCTCGGAGCACCTGCCGCTCCTGGCACAGCAGGCCGATAAGTTCTCCCTGATCCGCTCCATGACCACGGGCGAGGCGGCCCACGAGCGCGGCACGCACTACATGCTCACCGGCTTCCAGCCCCTGCCCGGCTTTGGGGTTCCCAGCTTCGGCTCGGTGGCGGCCAAGTTCCTCCCGCCCAAGTCCGCTCTCCCCCCCTACATCGCGGTTCCCGGACAGATTCAGTACGGCGGTGCTGGCTTCCTCGGTGCAGCGCTCGACCCGTTCGCTCCGGGCGGCGATCCCAGCAACGGCGGCTTCAAGGTGCGCGACCTGGACCTGCCCAGTGGGATGACCCTGGAGCGCATGGACCGTCGCAAGACCCTGCGCGAGGCCGTGGACTCCGCTTTCTCCCGCTTTGAGAAGGGCTCCGACCGCGCCAAGGCAGTCAACTCGTTCTACAACCGCGCCTACGGCCTGCTCAGCTCCGCCGAGGCACGCGCGTCGTTTGACGTGAGCAAAGAGCCCGCCAAGGTGCGCGATGCCTACGGCCGAACCCAGCTCGGGCAGAGCCTCTTGCTCGCGCGACGCTTGGTGGAGGGCGGCGTGCGCTTCGTGACGGTCTCGTCGGGGGGCTGGGACACGCACAACAACGCCTTCAACAACCTCTCGCGCAACCTCTTGCCGACATTTGACAAGGGGGTCGCGGCCTTTATCGACGATCTCCAGCAGCGGGGCCTCCTCAAGACGACCATGGTCATTGTCATGAGCGAGTTTGGCCGCACCCCGATCGTCAACCGCGATGGTGGCCGTGACCACCACGCGCGCTGCTTCTCCGTGCTCGTGGCGGGCGGCGGTGTCAAGGGTGGCGTGGTCGTGGGATCGTCGGACACCAAGGGCTTCGAGCCTGCCGAGCGCCCGGTCAAGCCGGAAGACCTCGCCGCCACCATCTACCAGTGCCTCGGGATCGACTACACCCAGTCCATCACGTCCCCGGAAGGCGTCCGCATCACCCTCTCCCGCGGCGGTCGGCATATCGGCGAGCTGGTCTAG